The sequence below is a genomic window from Drosophila suzukii unplaced genomic scaffold, CBGP_Dsuzu_IsoJpt1.0 scf_19, whole genome shotgun sequence.
ATCACTCGGTGAGCGCTCCTAGTGGCGTGACTGGGCGCTGGGCGCTACCAGGGGCGTGATGCGGCGGGCGCACGGCAGGTGCTGCTTACGTGAGGCAGTGGCTGACCGATGTGGTTGCGGCTGGCGCTCCCGTTGGCGCTCGGTGAGTGCGGCTGGTGAGCGGCAACGCTGCTGTGGGCGCGGTGATTGGCGCTCGGTTGGCGCTGCTGAGGGCGCCTGTTGGGCACTAACGCCGCTCGCTGGGCGCTGCTGATGGGCGCTGAACGCTACTGAGGGCGCGGAAGCCGCTCGGTGGGCGCTGCTGAGGCTGGCGCTCCGGATGGCGCTCGGTGAGCGCGGCTGGTGAGCGGCGGCGCTGATCGTTGGGCGCTCCTGATGAACACGTGGGTGGGCGCTTCCCGTGGCGCGACTGACGCGCGGCAGCGCTGATCGGTGTGGTGAGCGCTCGGTTGGCACTGCTGTTGCCCTGCTTGATGGCGCTCGGTGGTAGCCGCTCGTAGGGCTGTGCGTTGGGCGCGGATGCCGCTGAGGTCGCTGCTGGTGGCGCTCGGTGGGTGCAGCTGGTGGTGCAAATGACGCTCGATGGGCGCTGAACGCTGCTGAGGGCGCGGGGCCGCTCGTTGCGAGCTCCTGGTGACGCTCGTTGTGTGGCTGGTGACCACGTGTCCGGCGCGGTTGGCGCtgctgttggcgctgctgGTGGCGCTCTGTGGGCACCTGATGGCCACGTGGGTGGCACTGCACGGCGCGGGACGCTGCTGGGTCTGCGCTGCTGATAACGCGGCTGGCGGCGCGGGTGACGCTGCTGAGGGCGCGGTGGTCGCGCTGTGCGTGCTCCTGGTGGGCACGTGGGTGGGTGCCGCTGGTGGTGCACTGACGCCGCTCGCTGGGCGCTACTGGGCCGCTCTGTGGGCGCTGCTCGGGGCGCGGTATGCGCTTGACGGCTTCGTGGGAGGCCACGTGGCTATGTGGCGCTCCGGCAGTGGGTTGGCGTTGGCGGGCGCAGCGTTACGGGATCCCCTACTCTAACTATTCCTGTGGTATCATATCTTTCCCTAAATCTCATCTACTGGACATGGGTCTTTAGGCCTTGCGGTTGGTGGTAAAAACGCAACTCTCCTAAAGGATATCTAGTCGTCCTTATtcgtccctgttcgggcgccaaactgtaaggacctttttcatgggctgggataaaactcagtccggccagggttctctacagttaaatttgtagaaaagtattgggacgaaactggacggggagttgccgcgggaatttgtggggaaaggaggccagagtatccgcgttgcaccgagtaagcagctctagcgcaacacggcacccgaaaggtatagtggagggcggggctgctcccggcgaaaatactaacgaaacgagcggcgtagccgatccctgagaaaataccaacaaaactggACGGCGTGGCCGTTCCCCCTGCATGTGCGTctcacaagctactggggtagggggtagggatccgaggggaggatggccggaggcgacccttccctgtgctccctgtggtcgatcgagtggtcgtttgcactgagtaagcttctctggcgcaacacgattcccgaccggcacagatcactgcacgtggctcgcgactacctaaaccgtatttggggcggggttcccaggagagggtggccagaggcgatcctttcctatgctccttgtgggcgattgggtggtcgtttgcactgagtaagcttctatggcgcaacacgattcccgaccggcacagatcactgcacgtggctcgcgactacttaaaccgtatttggggcgagttcccaggagagggtggccagaggcgatcctttcctatgctccttgtgggcgattgggtggtcgtttgcactgagtaagcttctctggcgcaacacgattcccgaccggcacagatcactgcacgtggctcgcgactacctaaaccgtatttggggcggggttcccaggagagggtggccagaggcgatcctttcctatgctccttgtgggcgattgggtggtcgtttgcactgagtaagcttctatggcgcaacacgattcccgaccggca
It includes:
- the LOC139354739 gene encoding serine/arginine repetitive matrix protein 5-like, whose translation is MAAKAIRPRSGLQPGVVQRHERRHAGSKDHVASHEAVKRIPRPEQRPQSGPVAPSERRQCTTSGTHPRAHQEHAQRDHRALSSVTRAASRVISSADPAASRAVQCHPRGHQVPTERHQQRQQQRQPRRTRGHQPHNERHQELATSGPAPSAAFSAHRASFAPPAAPTERHQQRPQRHPRPTHSPTSGYHRAPSSRATAVPTERSPHRSALPRVSRATGSAHPRVHQERPTISAAAHQPRSPSAIRSASLSSAHRAASAPSVAFSAHQQRPASGVSAQQAPSAAPTERQSPRPQQRCRSPAALTERQRERQPQPHRSATASRKQHLPCARRITPLVAPSAQSRH